The Cetobacterium somerae ATCC BAA-474 DNA window TTTAAAACTATAGATATAGCATGTCGTATTTATATTAAAAGAAGTTAGATAAGTGTCAATTTTAAGTAAAAAAATGTCGGGTGCTAGGGATTGTTAAAAAGGAAAATAAGTTATAGAATAGGTTCATTAGAAGAAAGGGGGAGAGCATTATAAATAAAATTATTTTAATTATCATATATATTTTGTTTTTATTTACAATTGATGCTTCACCAATTGAGTTTGAAGATAAAAGTATAATATTAAAAAATGATTTTTATAGTATCGAAGCAGTCCAGATAAAAGAGAATAAAATAAAAATATACAAAGAGGTTTCTAAAGAGCTTGGGCTTCAAATTAAAATCGATTTTGATGATGAAGAAGTTCCTCAAGAAATTTTAATTTTAGATGGAGGAGAACAGCTATCAGCAACTATAAAAAATTATGAGATTGAAAGTTTATATTTAAAGATAGGAGATACTAAAAAAATAGTTAAAAAAGAGCAGATTGATATGACTATTATAGAAAATATAATAGAGGAGATAAAATCTCCGTTTTTTATAGATGAATTATGGTATCGAATTCAAGAGAGGGAAAGAGTTGAAGAAAAATAATATGTTTTTAAGAAGAATTGAATTAAGTAGTGAAGAAGGATACTATTCAATATATTATTTAAATAATGATGATGAGATAGAGTATTTAAATATTTCTTATAATAGTTTTATTAACAAGGATGAAGATGAATATAAATATATAGAGTATTATTTAGATAATGAATATGCTCTAGAGTACTGGGAATTTTCTTCAGAGAATGTGGGAGTTATTAGAAGTATTTTTAATGAATCCTCTTATGAAGATATAACTTTTGATATAACTCATAAAAACATAATAAAGATAGAAGTTTTTGAAAATGCTACAAATAACTTAATGTCTCAGCGAATTGTGACACCTAGTGGATACAATACTCTTGTTATTAATCCAGCTTTAAAGGAGTACTGTGTAGAAAATTTTGAATTTGTAAAAAATGGTTATCGTTATCTTTATAATGAAAAGGATGTTTTACTAGAAGAGCAGGAGTATTCTAATGGTGAAATTGTTGGGACTTCTAAATATTATTATGAGGATGGAAGTTTAAAATTTTTAACAAATTTAAATCAAACAATAGAATTTTACGAAACAGGTGAATTAAAAAGTAAAATATATAAATTTAAAAAGTTTTCAAAAATTGTTGAATATTACTTAAATGGAAACTTGATGAGCATAGGAACTCTCAATAATAGTAATGAATACATTGGAATGGGATGGACTTTTTATGAAAATGGTCAGTTGAAAAAGATTTGTTCTTATGTGGATAACTTAATAGATGGAGAATATAAAGATTATTACAAAAATGGAGTTATAAAAACTGATAGTTTTTATACTCTAGGAAAAGAAAATTGTGAGTTTAAAAGCTATTATGAAAATGGCCAAATAGAATGTATCATAGACTTAAAAGATGGAAAACGTTGTGGAAAGTTTTTTAAATATTATAAATCAGGTCAGCTACAGGATGAGACATATTATTCTAATAATGCCCCAATAAATGATTCATTACTTTATTATGAAAATGGAAAAATTTATGCTAAATTAGCTTATCAAAATGGACTAAGAGTTGGAATATCTCAGTGGTTTTATGAAACAGGAGAGTTACAATCAATTAGTAAATATGATTTAATTGATGGATACTCGTACTTAAATTATTCAAAATCATATTATAAATCAGGAGGGATAGAGAGTTATGTTCAATAGGAGGATGCTCTTTGTGAACATAATCAAGATGACTATTCATACAATATTATAAAAGGATATGAAAACTTAGATATTTCTTATTATGAGAATGGAAATTTAAGAAAAAAACAAAAAATAGTTGGAGAAAATAAATACTCAATAGAGCGTTATAATGAAAATGAAATCCTGACACAAAAAGGAACTTTCTTTAGAGATACAAATGTATTTTATTGGATAGGAGAGCTACTGACATTTAATCAAAATAAATCTTTAAAAATAGTGACAAACTATTCAGAGGATGGAAAATTTATAGATACACAAAACTATCTTAATGAGATTTTAGATAGTACTACAATTTATTTATCAGATGAAAATATATATAGATTTATAAGTTATTATCCCAATGGAAATATAAAGGAAGAGGGATATTATATTTACGAAGATAACTATAATAACGATATCTCTTGGATAGGAAATCATAATTTTTATTCAGAAGAGGGAGAATTAATAGAATATGAAAAATAATATAAGTTATTATACTAATGGTAATATGAAAGAAGAGCATGGATATGACGAAGATGGCAAATTAATATTTTCTAATTTTTTTAAAGAGAATGGGAAGTTAGATTATAGCTTAGATTTTGATATTAAAAATAGAGTTGTTGAAAAATTTATATACAATAATTCTGGAGATTTAATGTATCAAGAATTTAATGATTACGATGAAGATAATTATATAAGGGAGATATTTACATATTTAGAAGACGATTCTTTTATAGTGAAAGTCTACAAAGTTGGATATAAAGATTTATTATTTGGATGGGATGAAATTATAAAAAAATATGATTCTATAGAAATAAAATACTATAATAAATATGGGCAGTTTCAGAAAAGGGAGAGTATAGATGAGTAATTATATAAAATCAAATCAAAAAAATAAAGAGTTTTTAGAAAATAATGAAGAAAAATTATTAAAGTATATTGATAAAAAAGGAGAATATTATCTAAATATTTTTAAAGGACCAAAAAATAAAACTAATTTTTGTGCCTTATTTCTAGGTCCATTATGGATGGGTTATAGACAGATGTATTTTGAAACTTTTATTATTGGTTGTTGTGTTACTTTATTAGGTTTTTTAGCAATGATGTATGAGTTTTTTTCTTTAACAGCTATCTCTACCTCTACTATTAGAGGTTTAAATTATGCTTTAATGGGATTGATAGGATTTTTTGGTAACTATATCTATTTTTTATCTTTAAAAAGAAGGATAACTAAAGGTGATGAAAAAATAGGAGTTTCAAAAATAGGAATTTTATATGGATTTATTTTAGGTGTTTTAATGCCAATGGCTATCGCAGGAGCAACTGGAGTTATTT harbors:
- a CDS encoding toxin-antitoxin system YwqK family antitoxin yields the protein MKKNNMFLRRIELSSEEGYYSIYYLNNDDEIEYLNISYNSFINKDEDEYKYIEYYLDNEYALEYWEFSSENVGVIRSIFNESSYEDITFDITHKNIIKIEVFENATNNLMSQRIVTPSGYNTLVINPALKEYCVENFEFVKNGYRYLYNEKDVLLEEQEYSNGEIVGTSKYYYEDGSLKFLTNLNQTIEFYETGELKSKIYKFKKFSKIVEYYLNGNLMSIGTLNNSNEYIGMGWTFYENGQLKKICSYVDNLIDGEYKDYYKNGVIKTDSFYTLGKENCEFKSYYENGQIECIIDLKDGKRCGKFFKYYKSGQLQDETYYSNNAPINDSLLYYENGKIYAKLAYQNGLRVGISQWFYETGELQSISKYDLIDGYSYLNYSKSYYKSGGIESYVQ
- a CDS encoding DUF2628 domain-containing protein; amino-acid sequence: MSNYIKSNQKNKEFLENNEEKLLKYIDKKGEYYLNIFKGPKNKTNFCALFLGPLWMGYRQMYFETFIIGCCVTLLGFLAMMYEFFSLTAISTSTIRGLNYALMGLIGFFGNYIYFLSLKRRITKGDEKIGVSKIGILYGFILGVLMPMAIAGATGVILMLLLGD